A part of Deltaproteobacteria bacterium genomic DNA contains:
- a CDS encoding Crp/Fnr family transcriptional regulator, translating into MTDVKEDARKLKEVLALNPLFKGLEDFYITDLIPRAELRSWPGGIQVITEGDEGDAVYFIVSGKVKVTLYGEEGREIVLAVLKTGDMFGEMSIMDDKPRSANVEAVTDLSCLVIGKSAFLEYLSKHHKVYMRLFAYLTGRLREATRKIGGLALLDVCGRIAHTLIGMANAEGSDEKVIAIERPTHEELAAMIGSSREVVSRALKKMTQEGYIKIEKGRILLYLTE; encoded by the coding sequence ATGACTGACGTAAAGGAAGACGCAAGGAAGTTGAAGGAAGTCCTGGCCCTGAACCCGCTTTTCAAGGGGCTCGAGGACTTCTATATAACCGACCTCATCCCGAGGGCGGAGTTGAGGTCCTGGCCCGGCGGCATTCAGGTCATCACGGAGGGCGACGAGGGCGACGCCGTATATTTCATCGTCTCCGGGAAGGTCAAGGTCACGCTCTACGGCGAGGAAGGCCGCGAGATAGTGCTCGCGGTCCTCAAGACCGGCGACATGTTCGGCGAGATGTCCATAATGGACGACAAGCCCAGGTCCGCGAACGTCGAGGCCGTTACCGACCTCTCATGCCTGGTCATAGGCAAGTCCGCCTTTCTGGAATACCTCTCGAAGCACCATAAAGTGTACATGCGGCTATTCGCCTATCTTACCGGCAGGCTCAGGGAGGCTACGAGGAAGATAGGCGGGCTCGCGCTCCTGGACGTCTGCGGTAGAATCGCCCACACTCTCATCGGCATGGCCAACGCCGAGGGGTCCGATGAAAAGGTCATAGCCATAGAGAGGCCCACTCACGAAGAGCTCGCGGCCATGATAGGCTCCTCCAGGGAGGTCGTGAGCAGGGCCCTTAAGAAGATGACCCAGGAGGGTTATATAAAGATAGAAAAAGGCAGGATACTCCTTTACCTCACCGAGTGA
- a CDS encoding M23 family metallopeptidase encodes MDRRFLTLFVLANDASKPRKLNIPFRYLKVAGVLSIVFSLALAFVIIDYMRLRVNHVEFSSLKKENSEQKAVLQGFASKISDLESQLARLNLFDKKIRIIANIEKDPKPAGGAEQVLGMGGDSSVDENTFPSAGAKVDELVEKMRSDLLNLEYQAAQQEESLVELSDHLVNKSVMLASTPSIWPAKGWVTSRFGSRISPFTGAPHHHAGIDIANSIGTPVIAPADGIVVKAAKEANLGRAVVISHGYGIKTTYGHLSETFVAVGQRVKRGAKIGTIGNSGRSTGPHLHYSVSLNGINVNPEKYILD; translated from the coding sequence TTGGATAGGCGGTTTCTTACGCTCTTTGTCCTTGCGAACGACGCTTCCAAACCGAGAAAACTGAATATCCCCTTCAGATATCTCAAGGTAGCAGGAGTTCTTTCCATCGTCTTTTCCCTCGCCCTGGCCTTCGTAATAATAGATTACATGAGGCTCAGGGTGAACCACGTCGAGTTCTCATCGCTTAAGAAGGAAAACTCCGAGCAGAAGGCCGTGCTCCAGGGCTTCGCCTCCAAGATAAGCGACCTCGAAAGCCAGCTGGCCAGGCTCAACCTGTTCGACAAGAAGATACGCATAATCGCGAATATCGAGAAGGACCCCAAGCCGGCCGGAGGCGCCGAGCAGGTGCTCGGGATGGGAGGCGATTCCTCGGTTGACGAGAACACGTTCCCGTCCGCCGGAGCGAAGGTCGACGAGCTGGTAGAGAAAATGCGCTCCGACCTCCTTAACCTCGAATACCAGGCCGCTCAGCAGGAGGAGAGCCTTGTCGAGCTTAGCGACCACCTTGTAAATAAGTCGGTCATGCTCGCCTCCACGCCGTCGATATGGCCGGCAAAGGGATGGGTCACCTCCAGGTTCGGGAGCAGGATCTCTCCTTTTACTGGAGCACCCCACCACCATGCCGGGATAGACATAGCCAACAGCATAGGCACCCCGGTAATCGCGCCTGCGGACGGCATAGTCGTCAAGGCGGCAAAGGAGGCGAACCTCGGCAGGGCCGTGGTCATCTCGCACGGGTACGGGATCAAGACCACTTACGGGCATCTTTCCGAGACGTTCGTAGCCGTGGGCCAGAGGGTCAAGCGCGGCGCAAAGATAGGGACCATCGGAAACTCGGGACGCTCGACGGGGCCCCACCTCCATTACTCGGTATCCTTGAACGGGATAAACGTCAATCCCGAAAAGTACATACTCGACTGA
- the secA gene encoding preprotein translocase subunit SecA, with protein sequence MLNSLLKKVFGSKNEREVKRMAPIVEEINSLEPSMKALSDEGLKDLTLRFKEELASGKTLEDILPRAFAAVREVAWRRLKMRHFDVQLMGGYVLNSGKISEMKTGEGKTLVATLPLYLNALTGKGAHLVTVNDYLARRDSHWMGTVYHALGLTVGIIQSDESYIYDPSYTDGPGSFTHLRPVTRKDAYNADITYGTNNEFGFDYLRDNMKFSLDEYVQREHNFAIVDEVDSILIDEARTPLIISGPTEDSTDKYYEIDRIMPGLRKEDHFTVDEKAKQVLLTEEGMNRVEELLGIENLYDPAHIETLHHVNQALRAHVLFHRDVDYVVKDGQVIIVDEFTGRLMTGRRWSDGLHQAVEAKEKVKIESENQTLATITFQNYFRMYEKLAGMTGTADTEAAEFRNIYNLDVVVIPTNRPLARVDATDLVYKTKKEKFKAVIKDLEESYRQGRPVLVGTISIEDSERLAKMLVSHKIPHHVLNAKQHEREAEIVAQAGRLKAVTISTNMAGRGTDILLGGNPEYLASARAGKDDTNPEYKAALEKARALCEEEKAKVLALGGLYILGTERHESRRIDNQLRGRAGRQGDPGSSRFYMSLEDDLLRIFGSDRIASIMERIGMDEDVPIEHGLVSKAIENAQKKVEGHNFDIRKHLLEYDDVMNQQRTVVYGYRKQILGQQGLREMVKEFSEEAARELVGTHVDEKSHVEDWDLKTINDAAMMQFGMHFGPDDMQGVNSREALAEGIAEKAWKSYEDKIAIVGDEAFLQFEKVILLHTLDSLWKDHLLSMDHLKGGIGLRGYGQKNPLQEYKKEGFELFAGLIARLRSEVCERLFKVQIKMEENAQAAPPPPQPRQSQQRVRYSRGEEAESAPEKEQPVVRAGEKVGRNDPCPCGSGLKYKRCCGMTVAR encoded by the coding sequence ATGTTAAACAGTCTGCTTAAAAAAGTTTTCGGCTCCAAGAACGAGCGCGAAGTCAAACGGATGGCGCCCATAGTCGAGGAGATAAACTCCCTTGAGCCGTCCATGAAGGCCTTGAGCGACGAGGGCCTGAAGGACCTGACGCTCAGGTTCAAAGAGGAGCTTGCCTCGGGTAAGACCCTGGAAGACATCCTCCCGAGGGCGTTCGCCGCCGTGAGGGAGGTTGCGTGGAGGCGCCTTAAGATGCGCCACTTCGACGTCCAGCTCATGGGCGGATACGTCCTTAACAGCGGCAAGATATCCGAGATGAAGACCGGCGAGGGAAAGACCCTCGTCGCCACGCTCCCGCTCTATTTGAACGCCCTTACCGGCAAGGGCGCGCACCTCGTGACGGTGAACGACTACCTGGCGAGGAGGGACAGCCACTGGATGGGCACGGTCTATCACGCGCTCGGCCTTACGGTGGGCATCATCCAGAGCGATGAGAGCTATATCTACGACCCTTCCTACACCGATGGGCCGGGGAGCTTCACTCACCTCCGCCCCGTAACGCGGAAGGACGCCTATAACGCCGACATAACCTACGGCACCAACAACGAGTTCGGGTTCGACTACCTCCGCGACAACATGAAGTTCTCGCTCGACGAGTACGTCCAGCGGGAGCACAACTTCGCCATAGTGGACGAGGTTGACTCCATCCTCATAGACGAGGCCAGGACCCCGCTAATCATCTCAGGGCCGACCGAGGACTCTACCGACAAGTACTACGAGATAGACCGTATAATGCCCGGGCTCAGGAAAGAAGACCACTTCACGGTGGACGAGAAGGCCAAGCAGGTCCTCCTTACCGAGGAGGGCATGAACAGGGTTGAGGAGCTCCTCGGCATAGAGAACCTCTACGACCCGGCGCACATAGAGACGCTCCACCACGTAAACCAGGCGCTTCGCGCCCACGTCCTCTTCCACAGGGACGTGGACTACGTCGTGAAGGACGGCCAGGTCATAATAGTCGACGAGTTCACTGGGCGCCTCATGACCGGGAGGCGCTGGAGCGACGGGCTCCACCAGGCGGTCGAGGCCAAGGAGAAGGTCAAGATAGAGAGCGAGAACCAGACGCTCGCCACCATCACCTTCCAGAACTACTTCAGGATGTACGAGAAGCTCGCTGGCATGACCGGCACCGCCGATACCGAGGCCGCCGAGTTCAGGAACATATACAACCTCGACGTCGTGGTCATCCCGACGAACAGGCCGCTTGCCAGGGTGGACGCAACGGACCTCGTCTACAAGACCAAGAAGGAGAAGTTCAAGGCCGTAATAAAGGACCTTGAGGAGTCCTACAGGCAGGGGAGGCCCGTGCTCGTCGGCACCATCTCCATCGAGGACTCCGAGCGCCTCGCCAAGATGCTCGTAAGCCATAAGATCCCTCACCACGTGCTTAACGCGAAGCAGCACGAGCGGGAGGCCGAGATAGTCGCCCAGGCCGGCAGGCTAAAGGCCGTCACCATATCGACCAACATGGCCGGAAGGGGAACCGACATACTCCTCGGCGGAAACCCCGAGTACCTTGCCTCAGCCCGCGCCGGCAAGGACGACACGAACCCCGAGTACAAGGCCGCGCTCGAGAAGGCGAGGGCGCTCTGCGAGGAGGAGAAGGCCAAGGTGCTCGCTTTGGGCGGCCTCTACATCCTCGGCACCGAGAGGCACGAGTCCAGGCGCATAGACAACCAGCTCCGGGGCCGCGCGGGCCGCCAGGGCGACCCGGGCTCGTCAAGGTTTTATATGTCGCTCGAGGACGATCTGCTGCGCATATTCGGCTCGGACAGGATAGCCTCCATAATGGAGAGGATAGGAATGGATGAGGACGTGCCCATCGAGCACGGCCTCGTCTCCAAGGCCATAGAGAACGCGCAGAAAAAGGTCGAAGGGCATAACTTCGACATAAGGAAGCACCTCCTGGAATATGACGACGTCATGAACCAGCAGAGGACCGTCGTCTACGGGTACAGGAAGCAGATACTCGGCCAGCAGGGGCTCCGGGAGATGGTGAAGGAGTTCTCCGAGGAGGCCGCGAGGGAACTGGTCGGGACGCACGTCGACGAGAAGAGCCATGTCGAGGACTGGGACCTAAAGACAATAAACGACGCGGCCATGATGCAGTTCGGGATGCATTTCGGCCCCGATGACATGCAGGGCGTGAACAGCCGCGAGGCCCTTGCCGAGGGCATAGCCGAGAAGGCGTGGAAGTCCTACGAGGATAAGATAGCTATCGTGGGCGATGAGGCCTTCCTCCAGTTTGAGAAAGTGATACTCCTCCACACGCTCGACTCCTTATGGAAGGACCACCTCCTTTCAATGGACCACCTCAAGGGCGGCATAGGCTTAAGGGGCTACGGCCAGAAGAACCCGCTCCAGGAGTACAAGAAGGAAGGCTTCGAGCTCTTCGCGGGCCTCATCGCGAGGCTCCGTAGCGAGGTATGCGAGCGGCTCTTCAAGGTGCAGATAAAGATGGAGGAGAACGCTCAAGCCGCCCCGCCGCCTCCTCAGCCCAGGCAGAGCCAGCAGAGGGTGAGGTACTCGAGAGGGGAGGAGGCCGAAAGCGCCCCCGAAAAGGAGCAGCCTGTCGTAAGGGCGGGCGAGAAGGTAGGCAGGAACGACCCGTGCCCATGCGGGAGCGGTTTGAAATACAAGAGATGCTGCGGCATGACCGTGGCAAGATAA
- the argJ gene encoding bifunctional glutamate N-acetyltransferase/amino-acid acetyltransferase ArgJ has product MRVPGFRAAGAAAGIKKNGKKDLAVIVSDSPASVAGVFTTNSVKAAPVLLDMKRIKKGLASGLLVNSGNANACTGKEGMRNAEAMAEMAERTLGLKKGSLLVASTGVIGVPLPIDRVEKGLPLLSRSLGYEGLGSAAEAMMTTDAFPKKTILKAKLGGVEVTLAGIAKGAGMICPNMATMLAFFFTDASIKAPALSKALKAAVDRSFNSIIVDNDTSTNDTVLAFANGAGNGGEIKDGTREFDSFTELLTAASTELAHMIVKDGEGATRFVEIEVSGASSVAEARKAARTVAESYLCKTAFFGGDPNWGRIIAAIGRAGVKMREERTSISFNGVQVVLKGLDTGREKEAARAMKKKELLVLVDIGAGRGSDRVWTTDLTYEYVKINSAYRT; this is encoded by the coding sequence CTGAGGGTGCCGGGATTCAGGGCCGCGGGCGCGGCTGCAGGCATAAAAAAGAACGGAAAAAAGGACCTTGCAGTCATCGTGAGCGACTCCCCGGCATCAGTTGCGGGGGTCTTCACGACCAATTCCGTCAAGGCCGCCCCGGTCCTCCTCGACATGAAGAGGATTAAAAAAGGGCTGGCGAGCGGGCTTCTGGTGAATAGCGGCAACGCCAACGCGTGCACAGGAAAAGAAGGCATGCGGAACGCGGAGGCCATGGCCGAGATGGCCGAGCGCACGCTGGGGTTGAAGAAAGGGAGCTTACTCGTCGCCTCGACCGGAGTAATCGGCGTGCCGCTCCCTATAGATAGGGTGGAAAAGGGCCTGCCTTTACTTTCCAGATCCCTCGGGTATGAGGGCCTGGGCTCGGCGGCAGAGGCCATGATGACCACAGACGCCTTTCCCAAGAAGACCATCCTGAAAGCGAAGCTCGGCGGCGTTGAAGTCACCCTCGCCGGGATCGCAAAGGGCGCGGGCATGATATGCCCCAATATGGCTACGATGCTCGCCTTCTTTTTTACCGACGCCAGCATAAAAGCCCCCGCGCTCTCAAAGGCCCTGAAAGCCGCAGTCGACCGCTCTTTCAACAGCATAATCGTCGATAATGACACCTCTACCAACGATACGGTCCTTGCCTTCGCGAACGGCGCCGGGAACGGCGGCGAAATAAAAGATGGCACAAGGGAGTTCGATTCTTTCACTGAACTCCTCACCGCGGCTTCTACCGAGCTAGCCCACATGATAGTAAAGGACGGAGAGGGCGCGACAAGGTTCGTGGAGATCGAGGTCTCGGGCGCGTCAAGCGTCGCAGAGGCAAGGAAGGCCGCCCGGACCGTCGCGGAGTCCTATCTTTGCAAGACCGCCTTTTTCGGAGGCGACCCGAACTGGGGGCGCATAATCGCGGCCATAGGCAGGGCGGGCGTAAAGATGAGGGAAGAAAGGACCAGCATCTCCTTCAACGGCGTGCAGGTCGTTCTAAAGGGACTCGATACAGGCAGGGAGAAGGAAGCTGCAAGGGCCATGAAGAAAAAGGAGCTCCTGGTGCTGGTCGATATCGGCGCGGGCAGGGGCTCGGACAGGGTCTGGACGACCGACCTCACCTACGAGTACGTCAAGATAAACTCCGCTTACAGGACTTAA
- a CDS encoding HEPN domain-containing protein, with translation MEPFLKEAEKWLRQAEYDLKAAEWTQQGGFHAQATFLAQQSAAKSLRAFLFLSKEDARETRSVVELIDRAIVHEEEFRKFVGSSRSLDLYYKTSRFPDAIPGGIPSEVISDKESVEAIRQAADIIAIVEKKRKSALPESL, from the coding sequence ATGGAACCTTTTCTCAAGGAAGCCGAAAAATGGCTGAGGCAGGCCGAATACGACCTCAAGGCCGCGGAGTGGACGCAGCAGGGCGGCTTCCATGCCCAGGCCACCTTCCTTGCGCAGCAGTCCGCTGCCAAGTCCCTGCGGGCTTTCCTCTTTTTAAGCAAGGAGGACGCCCGCGAGACCCGCTCGGTCGTAGAGCTTATCGACAGGGCCATAGTCCATGAGGAGGAGTTCAGGAAGTTCGTCGGCTCGTCCAGGAGCCTCGACCTCTATTACAAGACCTCGCGCTTCCCTGACGCCATCCCCGGCGGCATACCATCCGAGGTGATATCAGACAAGGAATCAGTGGAGGCGATACGCCAGGCAGCCGACATCATCGCCATAGTCGAGAAGAAAAGGAAGTCGGCCCTCCCGGAAAGCCTTTGA
- a CDS encoding prepilin peptidase has translation MSVDLILILPLVFGAIVGSFLNVCIHRIPLGVSVVYPPSSCPNCSKSIPFYLNIPVISYVLLRGRCSSCGEPFSARYPVVEAFTALVALFTFLRFGPTLEAAVYFVFLSALIVITFIDLDLKIIPDVISLPGIAAGLMASFFLPYPGVLDSFIGAAAGGGVLFAVAWGYYLATGQEGMGGGDVKLLAMIGAFLGWKGVILTLLIGSFAGALIGAVLMLALGKGSRYAVPFGPFLALGAAVHLFFGESIISWYLLRATGG, from the coding sequence ATGTCCGTAGACCTCATCCTCATCCTGCCCCTTGTTTTCGGGGCCATAGTTGGCAGCTTCCTGAATGTCTGTATCCACAGGATACCTCTGGGCGTTTCGGTCGTATATCCCCCTTCGAGCTGTCCGAACTGCTCAAAGAGCATACCCTTTTACCTGAATATACCTGTCATAAGCTATGTGTTGCTGCGCGGCAGGTGCTCCTCGTGCGGCGAGCCGTTCTCGGCGAGGTACCCTGTAGTCGAGGCCTTTACGGCCCTCGTTGCGCTCTTCACCTTCTTAAGATTCGGCCCCACTCTGGAGGCCGCGGTTTATTTCGTATTCCTCTCCGCGCTCATAGTCATAACCTTCATAGACCTTGACCTCAAGATCATACCTGACGTCATAAGCCTTCCGGGCATTGCCGCCGGGCTCATGGCCTCGTTCTTTCTCCCTTACCCGGGGGTGCTTGATTCTTTTATCGGCGCTGCCGCCGGCGGCGGGGTGCTATTTGCGGTCGCCTGGGGGTATTACCTGGCGACCGGGCAGGAGGGCATGGGCGGCGGGGACGTGAAACTCCTGGCCATGATAGGCGCGTTTCTTGGCTGGAAGGGCGTAATACTTACGCTCCTCATCGGGTCTTTTGCCGGCGCGCTCATAGGCGCTGTCTTGATGCTCGCGCTCGGCAAGGGTTCGAGGTACGCGGTGCCATTCGGCCCGTTCCTGGCCTTGGGAGCGGCGGTGCATCTCTTTTTCGGTGAGTCGATCATAAGCTGGTACCTCTTAAGGGCTACGGGCGGCTAA
- a CDS encoding HAMP domain-containing protein, with amino-acid sequence MKNGLGIRFQLTASMVIMTVAGIGLIGLLSVKIVERSALMWKASQAGDMVSFVRAAFRVQKEVAVAASITGAALKEAGVASFRLVGPNGRTLVAEGSMQEGPGERFASTEGFEAFRYGGGWFMGAGESLRISALVSWPGQGNGRIEFVLSLADINEEMAGVRRFLLIYALLDSAVIIIFGLFLLSRSVVGPLKRLEEAATRIAGGRLYERARVDVENEIGSLASSFNSMAGRLEEEIRSLERVNVELMTAQDELLRSSTLAAVGRLAAGIAHEIGNPLGALRGYMDLLGKGGLDRSEEAEIVERASREVSRIDSIVREFLEVARPPRREGAAVAPVDVNALVEDTLTVLSMRDDFKGVRAEMDLTEGLSPVMADGGKLRQVFMNLLLNAAHSMDGMIDKPVRISTGTESRPKKAGRRRSDQPLGTDASAMEFITVSFSDSGSGISGEDAKRVFDPFFTTKGAGRGTGLGLFVSQSIINAHGGEISFRSVPGEGSVFTVALPSGRNR; translated from the coding sequence ATGAAAAATGGCCTCGGCATCCGGTTCCAGCTAACCGCCAGCATGGTCATAATGACCGTCGCGGGAATAGGGCTCATAGGACTCCTCAGCGTAAAGATAGTCGAGAGGAGCGCGCTCATGTGGAAGGCGAGCCAGGCAGGGGACATGGTGAGCTTCGTCCGCGCCGCGTTCAGGGTCCAGAAGGAGGTAGCGGTTGCCGCAAGCATCACCGGGGCGGCCTTGAAGGAGGCGGGGGTTGCTTCTTTCAGGCTTGTTGGCCCGAACGGCAGGACGCTTGTAGCCGAGGGCTCGATGCAGGAGGGGCCCGGCGAGCGGTTCGCGTCCACGGAGGGGTTCGAGGCCTTCAGGTACGGCGGCGGCTGGTTCATGGGCGCCGGCGAGAGCCTCCGCATATCAGCGCTGGTGAGCTGGCCGGGGCAGGGGAACGGCAGGATCGAGTTCGTCCTGAGCCTCGCCGATATAAACGAGGAGATGGCCGGGGTCAGAAGGTTCCTCCTCATTTACGCCCTTCTCGACTCCGCCGTCATTATCATATTCGGCCTCTTCCTCCTTTCGCGCTCTGTCGTGGGGCCGCTTAAGCGCCTCGAGGAGGCGGCTACCAGGATAGCCGGAGGCAGGCTTTATGAGCGGGCCAGGGTCGACGTGGAGAACGAGATAGGGAGCCTCGCCTCGTCCTTCAACAGCATGGCCGGAAGGCTGGAAGAGGAGATAAGGTCTCTTGAGCGCGTGAACGTCGAGCTCATGACCGCGCAGGACGAGCTTTTGAGGTCGTCGACCCTTGCCGCGGTCGGGAGGCTCGCCGCGGGCATAGCGCACGAGATAGGAAACCCTCTGGGAGCGCTCAGGGGCTACATGGACCTCCTCGGCAAGGGCGGCCTTGACCGCTCCGAGGAGGCCGAGATAGTCGAGCGCGCCTCCAGGGAGGTGTCGAGGATAGATTCAATCGTTAGGGAGTTCCTGGAGGTGGCCCGGCCCCCTCGTCGAGAAGGGGCCGCTGTCGCGCCCGTGGACGTGAACGCGCTCGTAGAGGATACGCTTACGGTCCTTTCAATGAGGGATGATTTCAAAGGTGTGAGGGCGGAGATGGATTTAACGGAGGGGCTTTCGCCAGTGATGGCGGACGGGGGGAAGCTCAGGCAGGTCTTCATGAACCTCCTTCTTAACGCCGCGCATTCAATGGATGGGATGATTGATAAGCCTGTGAGGATATCGACAGGCACAGAGAGCCGGCCCAAGAAGGCCGGGAGAAGGAGAAGCGACCAGCCGCTCGGGACCGATGCCTCGGCGATGGAGTTCATTACGGTCTCTTTTTCCGACAGCGGCTCCGGCATATCCGGGGAGGACGCGAAGAGGGTCTTTGACCCGTTCTTTACGACCAAGGGGGCGGGCAGGGGCACGGGGCTCGGGCTTTTCGTCTCGCAGTCGATAATAAACGCGCACGGCGGGGAGATATCGTTCAGGTCGGTCCCAGGCGAGGGCTCGGTCTTTACCGTCGCCCTCCCCTCCGGGAGGAACCGATGA
- a CDS encoding sigma-54 dependent transcriptional regulator: MRILIIDDEESMRHMLSVILKKEGYDTVSAHDAQAGLTLLEKDEFDFILSDIRMPGMDGTGLLKAIADKGVASPVIIMSAYGSMDSAMECMKLGAYDYISKPFKADEIVLVLRKAEERERLRRENRRLKEEAAREYDVSGIRTSDPVMEGVLGLVLKIADYSTSVLITGESGTGKELVARAIHYGGRRSGGPFVVVNCGALPGPLLESELFGHVKGAFTDAHRSKAGLFQEAEGGTIFLDEVGELPMELQVKLLRVLQEGEVRRVGDNRPVKVDARVVAATLRDLKHEISRGAFREDLFYRLNVIEVKLPPLRERQGDVPLLAEWFVEKYARKFIKPPKAISAGAMEALKRYSWPGNIRELENVIERAMILEETGTIRESSLPLLAGPEAPRSAGPSDLSIKKAQESMERELIRKALDQTGNNKTKAAMLLEISHRALLYKIKSYGL, encoded by the coding sequence ATGAGGATACTCATAATCGACGACGAGGAGTCGATGCGCCACATGCTTTCCGTGATCCTCAAGAAAGAGGGCTATGATACGGTCTCGGCCCATGACGCTCAAGCCGGGCTTACGCTCCTCGAAAAGGACGAGTTCGATTTCATTCTCTCGGACATACGGATGCCCGGAATGGACGGGACCGGGCTCCTTAAGGCGATAGCCGATAAGGGCGTTGCCTCTCCCGTCATAATAATGAGCGCCTACGGCTCGATGGACTCGGCAATGGAGTGCATGAAGCTCGGGGCCTACGACTACATATCCAAGCCCTTCAAGGCCGACGAAATAGTGCTCGTCCTGAGGAAGGCCGAGGAGAGGGAGAGGCTCCGGAGGGAGAACAGGAGGCTCAAGGAGGAGGCCGCGAGGGAATATGACGTGTCCGGCATAAGGACCTCCGACCCCGTTATGGAGGGGGTGCTCGGTCTCGTCCTCAAGATAGCGGATTATTCGACCTCGGTCCTCATTACGGGCGAGAGCGGCACCGGCAAGGAGCTTGTCGCCCGGGCGATACACTACGGCGGCAGGCGCTCTGGCGGGCCTTTCGTCGTCGTCAATTGCGGGGCCCTTCCCGGACCGCTACTTGAAAGCGAGCTCTTCGGCCACGTGAAAGGCGCGTTCACCGACGCCCACAGGAGCAAGGCCGGGCTTTTCCAGGAGGCCGAAGGCGGCACCATTTTCTTAGACGAGGTCGGCGAGCTGCCGATGGAGCTCCAGGTAAAGCTCCTTCGCGTTCTGCAGGAAGGCGAGGTAAGGAGGGTCGGCGACAACAGGCCGGTAAAGGTGGACGCAAGGGTCGTCGCCGCCACTCTAAGGGACCTTAAGCATGAAATATCGAGGGGCGCTTTCAGGGAAGACCTTTTCTACAGGCTGAACGTAATCGAGGTAAAATTGCCGCCCCTCAGGGAGCGGCAGGGCGACGTACCGCTACTCGCCGAATGGTTCGTCGAGAAGTATGCGCGAAAATTCATAAAGCCGCCCAAGGCGATTTCCGCCGGGGCAATGGAGGCGCTAAAGAGATATTCTTGGCCCGGCAACATAAGGGAGCTCGAGAACGTCATAGAGAGGGCCATGATACTCGAAGAGACCGGGACCATAAGGGAGTCCTCCCTCCCGCTCCTTGCCGGACCCGAGGCCCCAAGGAGCGCTGGACCTTCCGACCTCTCCATCAAGAAGGCCCAGGAATCAATGGAAAGGGAGCTTATAAGGAAGGCGCTCGACCAGACCGGGAATAACAAGACAAAGGCCGCCATGCTCCTTGAGATAAGCCACCGGGCCCTCCTTTATAAGATAAAAAGTTATGGACTATGA
- a CDS encoding prepilin-type N-terminal cleavage/methylation domain-containing protein encodes MLKLMRTGQNKGFTLIELLIAISVLAVGILGVATMMTTGIMSGRFAHMVAAESSVAVSVLEELMSRDGSDPVFSSNITNAVYDLDPSSAATGMVVQGRMYSAVYSVVPNSPVAGVASIEVVITSNGRMARYASLKSVL; translated from the coding sequence ATGCTGAAGCTGATGAGGACCGGCCAGAACAAGGGTTTCACGCTGATTGAACTGCTTATCGCAATATCCGTACTTGCAGTCGGCATACTGGGCGTTGCCACAATGATGACGACGGGCATAATGTCCGGACGGTTCGCGCACATGGTGGCCGCCGAGAGCTCGGTCGCTGTCTCGGTGCTCGAGGAGTTGATGTCCAGGGACGGTTCAGACCCGGTCTTCTCATCTAATATTACGAACGCGGTATACGACCTCGACCCGTCCTCTGCCGCAACGGGCATGGTCGTGCAGGGCAGGATGTACTCTGCAGTCTATTCGGTGGTTCCCAATTCCCCGGTCGCCGGGGTTGCGAGCATAGAGGTGGTTATAACAAGCAACGGACGCATGGCGAGGTACGCATCGCTCAAGAGCGTGCTTTAG